The proteins below come from a single Micropterus dolomieu isolate WLL.071019.BEF.003 ecotype Adirondacks linkage group LG05, ASM2129224v1, whole genome shotgun sequence genomic window:
- the yjefn3 gene encoding yjeF N-terminal domain-containing 3 translates to MEKMNHSLAEGETIEPLRYLSKGEAASIETELLRDYRFGQQQLIEIWGQACALAITKAYPLSSLAKKQPTVLVICGPDQNGSIGLVCARHLRMFEYEPTIYHPKRSPQSLHQDFTVQCEKMDIPFLSYLPTEVQLINDAYNLVIDAMLGPEADCSNIKEPYSGILVTLKQVKTPIASVDVPSGWDVEEPSQDGINPDVLISLTAPKKCAMSFSGKHFLAGRFLPYDIQKKYELNLPDYPGTDCLIEL, encoded by the exons TAAAGGGGAGGCGGCATCTATCGAGACAGAGCTACTGAGGGACTACAGGTTTGGACAACAGCAGCTGATAGAGATTTGGGGACAAGCATGCGCCCTCGCCATCACTAAG GCCTACCCTCTCAGCTCTCTAGCAAAGAAGCAGCCAACAGTGCTGGTGATCTGTGGTCCGGATCAAAATGGCTCCATTGGCCTGGTGTGTGCCCGACACCTGCGCATGTTT GAATATGAGCCCACTATCTACCACCCTAAACGCTCCCCACAAAGTCTACACCAAGACTTTACAGTTCAGTGTGAGAAGATGGACATCCCTTTCCTCTCCTACCTTCCCACAGAG GTGCAGCTCATAAACGATGCCTATAACCTAGTGATTGATGCCATGCTGGGGCCAGAGGCAGACTGTTCCAACATTAAGGAGCCCTACTCTGGTATTCTGGTCACCCTGAAGCAAGTCAAGACCCCCATTGCGAGTGTGGATGTGCCCTCAG GTTGGGACGTAGAAGAACCAAGTCAGGATGGGATTAACCCAGATGTTCTCATCTCCCTTACAGCACCAAAGAAGTGCGCCATGAGTTTCTCAGGGAAGCATTTCTTGGCCGGACGCTTCCTGCCCTATGACATCCAGAAAAAATACGAGCTTAACCTCCCAGACTACCCTGGCACAGACTGTCTCATAGAATTGTAA